From the genome of Gracilibacillus salitolerans, one region includes:
- a CDS encoding 16S rRNA (uracil(1498)-N(3))-methyltransferase, with translation MQRYFIEQDNWQDGEIKIVADDYHHIVHVMRMEEGDTFIANRHDGQSAICRIKMIQDSIVEATVEGWLQEESESPIDITIVQGLPKGDKWELILQKGTELGAAHFIPFQADRSVVKWDHKKLKKKLPRWQKIVKEASEQSHRTKIPKVDYVISMAELINKSATYDWKFFAYEEATREYQSLTLHNYFSQIEEGQSVMICIGPEGGFSEKEAIDLRTAGFQAIRLGPRILRTETAPLYVLANLSYYFEEMRC, from the coding sequence ATGCAGCGTTATTTTATAGAACAAGATAATTGGCAAGATGGTGAAATAAAAATCGTGGCTGATGATTACCACCATATTGTTCATGTCATGCGTATGGAAGAAGGAGATACGTTTATCGCTAATCGGCATGACGGACAATCAGCAATATGTCGCATTAAAATGATTCAAGATTCAATTGTAGAAGCTACTGTTGAAGGGTGGCTTCAGGAAGAATCGGAGTCACCAATTGATATTACAATTGTACAAGGCTTGCCAAAAGGTGATAAATGGGAGTTAATCCTGCAAAAAGGGACAGAACTTGGAGCGGCACATTTTATTCCTTTTCAAGCTGATCGTTCTGTCGTAAAATGGGATCACAAAAAGTTAAAGAAAAAACTACCTAGATGGCAAAAAATCGTGAAAGAAGCTAGTGAGCAATCCCATCGCACGAAAATTCCTAAAGTTGACTACGTTATTTCAATGGCTGAATTAATTAACAAAAGTGCGACGTATGATTGGAAATTCTTTGCTTACGAAGAAGCCACACGTGAATACCAATCATTAACATTACATAATTATTTCTCGCAAATAGAAGAAGGGCAATCAGTCATGATTTGTATTGGTCCAGAAGGTGGTTTTAGTGAGAAAGAAGCAATTGACCTAAGGACTGCGGGCTTTCAAGCGATTCGTCTCGGACCGAGGATTTTACGAACGGAAACAGCACCTTTATACGTGCTTGCTAACTTATCTTACTACTTTGAAGAAATGAGGTGTTGA
- the prmA gene encoding 50S ribosomal protein L11 methyltransferase has protein sequence MKWTELCIYTTNEAIEPISNIIHEAGASGVVIEDRQDLDKERESIYGEIYDLNPDDYPEEGVRLKAYLPVNSFLGETVTEIKQAINNLLLYDIDIGLNKITLSEVNEEEWATAWKKYYKPAKISERVTITPTWEDYQPVSTDELIIELDPGMAFGTGTHPTTVLSIQALERFIEKADTVLDVGCGSGVLSVASVLLGAENVFAYDLDEVAIQSTRLNVKVNKVDNKVKVKQNNLLENVNEEADIIVANILAEIILRFENDAFERLKPGGIFITSGIIQKKKRDVKEGLEKAGFDILEINQMEDWISIIAQKPEESR, from the coding sequence GTGAAATGGACAGAGCTGTGTATCTATACCACAAATGAAGCGATTGAGCCTATCTCGAACATTATCCATGAAGCAGGTGCCAGTGGTGTAGTTATCGAAGATCGCCAGGATTTAGATAAAGAACGCGAAAGTATTTATGGAGAAATCTATGATCTTAATCCTGATGATTACCCAGAAGAAGGAGTACGTTTAAAAGCGTATCTACCTGTTAATAGTTTTTTAGGTGAAACAGTAACTGAGATTAAACAAGCGATTAATAACTTGCTCTTATACGATATTGATATTGGTTTAAACAAGATAACATTAAGCGAAGTTAATGAAGAGGAATGGGCAACAGCTTGGAAAAAATACTATAAACCTGCTAAAATTTCAGAACGTGTGACCATAACACCGACGTGGGAAGATTATCAGCCTGTCTCCACAGATGAACTCATCATAGAGCTAGATCCGGGTATGGCCTTTGGTACAGGCACACATCCAACAACTGTACTAAGCATTCAAGCACTTGAGAGATTCATTGAAAAAGCTGACACTGTACTCGATGTTGGATGTGGTTCAGGTGTCTTAAGTGTTGCTTCCGTATTATTGGGTGCAGAAAATGTATTTGCCTACGATTTAGATGAAGTTGCGATTCAAAGTACCAGGTTAAACGTCAAAGTAAATAAAGTGGATAACAAGGTCAAAGTTAAGCAAAATAATTTACTGGAGAATGTAAATGAAGAAGCTGATATTATAGTAGCGAATATCTTAGCTGAGATCATCTTACGTTTTGAAAACGATGCTTTTGAAAGACTAAAACCAGGAGGAATATTTATTACTTCTGGTATTATTCAAAAGAAAAAACGGGATGTTAAAGAAGGTTTAGAAAAAGCGGGATTTGACATTTTAGAAATCAATCAAATGGAAGATTGGATTTCAATTATTGCCCAAAAACCTGAAGAAAGTAGGTAA
- the dnaJ gene encoding molecular chaperone DnaJ, producing the protein MSKRDYYEILGVSKDASKEEIKKAYRKLARKYHPDVNQEEGTDQKFKEVKEAYEVLGSEQKRAQYDQFGHAGPQGQGGFGGFGGAEDFGGFGDIFDMFFGGGRRRDPNAPRQGNDLQYTMTLDFEDAIFGKETDIHIPKEEDCTTCNGSGAKPGTTPETCSHCQGSGQLNVEQNTPFGRVVNRRVCHHCQGSGKMIKDKCTTCGGQGKVKTRKEIHISIPAGIDDGQQIRVAGQGEPGVNGGPAGDLYVVIQVKEHEFYQREGDHIFCEMPITFAQAALGDEIEVPTLHGKVKLKVPAGTQTGKTFRLKGKGAPNVRGYGQGDQHIKIRVITPNNLNERQKELLREFNDISGNQPTDEHENSFFQRVKRAFKGE; encoded by the coding sequence GTGAGTAAACGAGATTATTATGAAATACTTGGTGTATCCAAAGATGCATCAAAAGAAGAGATAAAAAAAGCATACCGTAAACTTGCAAGAAAATATCACCCAGACGTTAATCAAGAAGAAGGAACGGACCAAAAATTTAAGGAAGTAAAAGAAGCTTATGAAGTATTAGGAAGCGAACAAAAAAGAGCACAATACGACCAATTTGGCCATGCAGGTCCACAGGGGCAAGGAGGCTTTGGTGGTTTTGGTGGTGCTGAAGACTTCGGTGGATTTGGAGATATCTTTGATATGTTCTTCGGAGGTGGCAGAAGACGAGATCCAAATGCTCCTCGACAAGGAAACGATCTTCAATATACCATGACATTAGATTTTGAAGATGCTATTTTTGGAAAAGAAACAGACATCCATATACCAAAAGAGGAAGACTGTACAACATGTAATGGGTCAGGTGCAAAACCAGGAACAACGCCGGAAACATGTAGCCATTGTCAAGGTAGCGGTCAGTTAAATGTTGAACAAAATACGCCTTTTGGAAGAGTTGTCAATAGACGAGTGTGTCACCATTGTCAAGGTAGCGGTAAAATGATTAAAGATAAATGTACAACTTGTGGTGGTCAAGGTAAGGTTAAGACCCGTAAGGAAATTCACATTAGCATTCCAGCAGGTATTGATGATGGTCAGCAAATTCGAGTTGCAGGTCAAGGTGAACCGGGCGTAAACGGTGGACCAGCAGGTGACTTATATGTTGTTATTCAGGTGAAGGAACATGAGTTCTATCAACGTGAAGGCGATCATATTTTCTGTGAAATGCCTATTACATTTGCTCAAGCTGCTTTAGGAGATGAAATTGAGGTGCCAACCCTGCATGGAAAAGTTAAGCTTAAAGTTCCGGCTGGTACACAAACCGGTAAAACATTCCGATTAAAAGGAAAAGGTGCACCAAATGTTAGAGGATATGGGCAAGGGGATCAACATATCAAGATCCGCGTTATTACACCGAATAATTTAAATGAGCGTCAGAAAGAATTACTAAGAGAATTCAATGATATTAGTGGTAACCAACCGACTGACGAGCATGAGAACTCTTTCTTTCAAAGAGTGAAGCGCGCATTTAAAGGAGAATAA
- the dnaK gene encoding molecular chaperone DnaK, with translation MGKIIGIDLGTTNSCVAVMEGGESKVIPNPEGNRTTPSVVSFKNGERQIGEVAKRQAITNPNTIQSIKRHMGTDYKVEIEGKEYTPQEISAIILQHLKSYAEDYLGDTVDKAVITVPAYFNDAERQATKDAGKIAGLEVERIINEPTAAALAYGIDKAEQDQTVLVYDLGGGTFDVSILDIGEGTFEVVSTAGDNRLGGDDFDQVLIDHMVDEFKKENGIDLAQDKMALQRLKDAAEKAKKDLSGVAQTQVSLPFITAGDAGPLHLEMNITRAKFDELSAGLVEKTMGPTRQALKDADLSASEIDKVLLVGGSTRIPAVQEAIKKEIGKDPSKGVNPDEVVALGAAIQGGVLQGDVKDVVLLDVTPLSLGIETMGGVTTKLIERNTTIPTSAQQVFSTAADNQTAVDIHVLQGEREMAQDNKTLGRFQLADIPPAPRGVPQIEVSFDIDANGIVNVRAKDLGTNKEQSITIKSSSGLSDEEVEKMVQEAEENAEDDKKRREEIELRNEADQLVFQTDKTLKDLGDNVSDEEKQKAEAAKDELKKALEDNDQEQIKAKKEALEQEVQALSMKLYEQAQQQAQDSGDAAGAEEQQEDDVVDADYEEVDDEDKK, from the coding sequence ATGGGAAAAATCATTGGTATTGACTTAGGTACAACTAATTCATGTGTGGCAGTAATGGAAGGTGGCGAATCAAAGGTAATTCCAAACCCTGAAGGAAACCGTACTACCCCTTCTGTTGTTTCATTTAAAAATGGCGAACGTCAAATAGGGGAAGTAGCAAAGCGTCAAGCTATTACAAACCCAAATACGATTCAATCTATCAAACGTCATATGGGTACAGATTATAAAGTGGAAATCGAAGGTAAAGAATATACACCGCAAGAAATATCTGCGATTATTTTACAACACTTGAAGTCTTATGCAGAAGATTATTTAGGCGATACAGTTGATAAAGCAGTTATCACTGTTCCTGCTTACTTTAATGATGCAGAGCGACAAGCGACAAAAGATGCTGGGAAAATTGCTGGACTTGAAGTAGAACGTATTATTAACGAGCCCACTGCAGCGGCATTAGCATATGGTATCGACAAAGCAGAACAAGATCAGACTGTTCTTGTATACGACCTTGGTGGTGGTACATTTGACGTATCTATCTTAGATATCGGTGAAGGTACATTTGAAGTAGTATCTACAGCAGGTGATAACCGTCTTGGTGGGGATGACTTTGATCAGGTATTAATTGACCACATGGTTGATGAGTTCAAAAAAGAAAATGGTATTGATCTTGCGCAGGATAAAATGGCACTTCAACGCTTGAAAGATGCCGCAGAAAAAGCGAAGAAAGATCTTTCGGGTGTAGCACAAACACAAGTATCTCTTCCATTCATTACTGCTGGAGATGCTGGTCCGTTACACTTAGAAATGAACATTACTCGTGCGAAATTTGATGAGTTATCTGCGGGTCTTGTGGAAAAAACAATGGGACCAACTCGACAAGCATTAAAAGATGCTGATCTTTCTGCAAGTGAAATTGATAAAGTATTACTTGTTGGTGGTTCAACACGTATTCCGGCAGTACAAGAAGCAATTAAGAAAGAAATTGGCAAAGACCCATCTAAAGGTGTAAACCCCGATGAGGTTGTAGCACTTGGTGCAGCAATCCAAGGTGGGGTATTACAAGGGGATGTAAAAGACGTTGTGTTACTAGATGTTACTCCATTATCATTAGGTATCGAAACTATGGGTGGTGTAACTACAAAACTTATCGAGCGTAATACAACAATCCCAACAAGTGCTCAACAAGTATTCTCAACTGCAGCTGATAATCAAACAGCTGTTGATATTCATGTACTGCAAGGTGAGCGTGAAATGGCACAAGATAACAAAACACTTGGTCGTTTCCAATTAGCTGATATTCCACCTGCACCACGTGGAGTACCTCAAATCGAAGTATCATTTGACATTGATGCCAATGGTATCGTAAATGTTCGTGCAAAAGATTTAGGTACGAATAAAGAGCAATCCATTACCATTAAATCTTCTTCTGGTCTATCTGATGAAGAGGTTGAAAAAATGGTTCAGGAAGCAGAGGAAAATGCAGAAGACGATAAGAAACGTCGTGAAGAAATTGAACTTCGAAATGAAGCAGATCAATTGGTTTTCCAAACGGATAAAACATTAAAAGATCTTGGCGACAATGTATCTGATGAAGAAAAACAAAAAGCAGAAGCTGCAAAAGACGAATTGAAAAAAGCGTTAGAAGATAATGACCAAGAACAAATTAAAGCGAAAAAAGAAGCGCTGGAACAAGAAGTTCAAGCTCTTTCCATGAAGCTTTATGAACAAGCACAACAACAAGCACAGGATAGCGGCGATGCTGCAGGTGCAGAAGAACAACAAGAAGACGATGTAGTAGACGCAGACTATGAAGAAGTGGATGACGAAGATAAAAAATAA
- the grpE gene encoding nucleotide exchange factor GrpE yields MEEKDVQQQEQEDVKKEVVDDAEQELVTEEESTESIEEAVSNEELEKLQQEKNDLQERLLRVQAEYDNFRKRTKKEKEADLKYKSQSVVTELLPVLDNFERALQVEIEDKAAKGVVEGLEMVHRQLKTVLENEGVTEIETDGQTFDPNVHQAVMQVEEEGYESNQIVETMQKGYQLKDRVIRPAMVKVNQ; encoded by the coding sequence ATGGAAGAAAAAGACGTACAACAACAAGAACAAGAAGATGTGAAAAAAGAAGTAGTTGATGATGCTGAACAGGAGCTTGTCACAGAAGAGGAATCAACTGAATCTATAGAAGAAGCAGTAAGTAATGAAGAATTAGAAAAACTGCAACAAGAGAAAAATGATCTTCAAGAACGCCTTCTTCGTGTGCAAGCAGAATATGATAACTTTAGAAAGCGTACGAAGAAAGAAAAAGAAGCAGATCTAAAATATAAATCACAATCGGTAGTAACAGAACTTTTACCGGTTTTAGATAATTTTGAGCGCGCTCTTCAAGTAGAAATAGAAGATAAAGCCGCAAAAGGTGTAGTCGAAGGTCTGGAAATGGTCCACCGACAACTGAAAACAGTTTTGGAAAACGAAGGTGTAACGGAGATTGAAACAGATGGTCAAACATTTGACCCCAATGTACACCAAGCAGTTATGCAAGTAGAAGAAGAAGGTTATGAATCCAACCAAATTGTTGAGACGATGCAAAAAGGGTACCAATTAAAGGATCGAGTAATCAGACCAGCAATGGTGAAAGTAAATCAGTAA
- the hrcA gene encoding heat-inducible transcriptional repressor HrcA, producing the protein MLTERQIQVMQVIIDEFIQTAQPIGSRAIAKKEDISFSPATIRNEMADLEELGFIEKTHTSSGRVPSEKGYRFYVDNIMSPFRLSNQDMGIIQKTFEREMIEFEKVVQKSARVLSELTNYTSIILGPEVFETTLKQIQIISLSEHTAVAILVTSTGHVEHRYFNVPTTMQTADLEKLVNILNDRLVDVPIIHLQQKLYGEVAQMLQRYSSDFETTYAYLKDALLEKQPVKLYMDGKTNIMLQPEFNDIHKIQSLYSVMEKEDEIANLLRTSGKGIKVSIGQENELDAMQDCSLITATYSLSDEQLGTIALLGPTRMEYSRVVTILNVLSNRLTNKFNSWY; encoded by the coding sequence ATGCTTACAGAGAGACAGATTCAAGTTATGCAGGTTATTATTGATGAGTTCATCCAGACGGCACAACCGATTGGATCGAGGGCTATCGCAAAAAAAGAAGACATATCATTTAGTCCTGCCACAATTCGGAATGAAATGGCAGACCTAGAGGAATTAGGTTTTATTGAAAAGACGCATACTTCCTCAGGACGTGTTCCTTCCGAGAAAGGATACCGCTTTTATGTTGATAACATAATGTCTCCATTTCGTTTATCGAATCAAGATATGGGCATTATACAAAAGACATTTGAGCGGGAAATGATTGAATTTGAAAAAGTAGTTCAAAAATCTGCGCGTGTTTTATCAGAGTTAACGAACTATACATCAATCATTTTGGGACCAGAAGTGTTTGAAACAACATTAAAGCAAATCCAGATTATCAGTTTATCTGAACATACGGCAGTTGCAATACTCGTAACCAGTACAGGTCATGTGGAACACCGCTATTTCAATGTACCAACGACAATGCAAACCGCTGATTTGGAAAAACTGGTGAATATTTTAAATGATCGTTTGGTTGACGTACCAATCATTCACCTGCAGCAGAAACTTTATGGTGAAGTTGCACAAATGCTGCAACGCTATAGTTCTGATTTCGAAACAACTTATGCTTATTTAAAAGATGCTTTATTAGAGAAACAACCTGTGAAGCTTTACATGGATGGAAAAACCAATATCATGTTACAACCAGAGTTTAATGACATTCACAAGATTCAATCTCTTTATTCCGTGATGGAAAAAGAAGATGAGATTGCAAATCTGCTCAGAACATCAGGTAAAGGTATCAAAGTGTCGATTGGACAGGAAAATGAGTTGGACGCGATGCAGGATTGTAGCCTCATTACCGCAACTTACTCGCTAAGCGATGAACAGCTCGGAACAATTGCATTACTAGGACCGACAAGGATGGAATATTCAAGAGTTGTGACGATATTGAATGTTTTGTCAAACAGATTAACTAATAAATTTAATTCATGGTACTAA
- the hemW gene encoding radical SAM family heme chaperone HemW, translating into MVSSVYIHIPFCEKICHYCDFTKFFYEEKMADDYLIALENEIKTNIQEPNQQMKTIFVGGGTPTALNNRQLTKLVKLIDHYFDVDSVEEYSFEANPGDLTEDKIRILKEYGVNRISMGVQVFDDEMLEQLGRLHRVKDVYQNVNDLVKAGIDNISIDLMYSLPNQTIELFEKTLDEALQFDLPHYSAYSLQIEPKTIFYQRYKKGTLTKPPEETEADMYQLLRREMKNKGIQQYEISNFAKPGFESKHNLTYWNNDYYYGFGAGSHGYLPGERIINIRPYPKYVEAANETGKPVLHIEKIGRKEQIEEEMFLGLRKSEGVSIPRFEEKYQVKLEALYRKELTLLEKRGWIDRNSQFVKLTEEGKPFGNEVFQSFLLDKDL; encoded by the coding sequence ATGGTATCGTCTGTCTATATTCACATTCCTTTTTGTGAAAAGATTTGCCATTATTGTGATTTTACCAAGTTCTTTTATGAAGAAAAGATGGCAGATGATTACTTAATTGCATTAGAGAATGAGATAAAAACAAATATACAAGAACCGAACCAGCAAATGAAAACTATTTTTGTTGGTGGGGGGACGCCAACTGCATTAAATAACCGGCAATTAACGAAGTTGGTAAAATTGATCGACCATTATTTTGATGTTGATAGTGTAGAAGAATATTCATTCGAAGCGAATCCTGGTGATTTAACGGAAGATAAAATACGCATCTTAAAAGAGTATGGTGTCAACCGAATTTCGATGGGGGTCCAAGTGTTTGATGATGAGATGTTGGAACAATTAGGAAGATTGCACCGAGTGAAAGATGTCTACCAAAATGTAAATGACTTAGTGAAGGCTGGAATCGACAATATTAGTATCGATTTAATGTATAGCCTACCAAATCAGACGATAGAGCTATTTGAGAAAACGTTGGATGAGGCATTACAGTTTGATCTGCCACACTATTCTGCTTATTCATTGCAGATTGAACCGAAAACAATCTTTTATCAACGTTATAAGAAAGGAACGTTAACCAAGCCGCCGGAAGAAACCGAAGCGGATATGTATCAATTGCTGCGCAGAGAAATGAAAAATAAAGGCATTCAACAGTATGAGATCAGTAATTTTGCCAAACCAGGCTTTGAAAGTAAACACAACTTAACCTATTGGAACAATGATTACTATTATGGTTTTGGTGCCGGTTCACATGGCTATTTGCCTGGAGAACGGATTATTAATATTCGTCCATATCCTAAATATGTAGAAGCAGCAAACGAAACAGGTAAGCCTGTCCTTCATATTGAAAAAATCGGTCGAAAGGAACAAATCGAAGAAGAAATGTTTCTGGGATTGAGAAAAAGTGAAGGCGTATCGATTCCGCGGTTTGAGGAAAAATATCAAGTGAAGCTGGAGGCATTGTACAGAAAAGAATTAACCCTCCTTGAAAAAAGGGGTTGGATTGATCGTAATTCGCAGTTTGTTAAATTGACCGAAGAAGGAAAGCCTTTCGGTAATGAAGTATTTCAGTCCTTCTTATTGGACAAGGATCTATAA
- the lepA gene encoding translation elongation factor 4 — MTLTNIRNQSNVRNFSIIAHIDHGKSTLADRILEKTKALTTREMKEQFLDAMDLERERGITIKLNAVQLKYDRGGGDEYLFHLIDTPGHVDFTYEVSRSLAACEGAILVVDAAQGIEAQTLANVYLALDNDLEIIPVINKIDLPSADPERVKQEITDVIGIDGEEAILASAKSGIGIDEILDQIVERIPAPEGNPDEPLKALIFDSLYDPYRGVVAYVCVKEGSVKVGDKIKMMATGKEFEVNEVGVFNPKPIAQDELTVGDVGYLTASIKNVGDTRVGDTITLVKNPAIEPLPGYRRLNPMVFCGLYPVDADRYNDLREALERLELNDSSLQYEAETSQALGFGFRCGFLGLLHMEIIQERIEREFGIDLITTAPSVIYQVVKTDGEEVNIDNPSFMPDNQSIQEVQEPYVRATIMVPNDFVGPVMEICQKKRGDFLDMQYLDDNRVNVVYEIPLSEIVYDFFDQLKSQTKGYASFDYEMIGYKTSDLVKMDILLNNDTIDALSFIVHRDFAFERGKQIADKLKTLIPRQQFEVPIQAAIGNKIVARTNIKAMRKNVLSKCYGGDISRKRKLLEKQKEGKKRMKMVGSVEVPQEAFMAVLKMDDD, encoded by the coding sequence ATGACATTGACGAACATTAGAAATCAAAGCAACGTACGTAATTTTTCAATAATTGCACATATTGATCATGGTAAATCAACGTTAGCGGATCGAATATTGGAAAAAACAAAAGCGTTGACAACCCGTGAGATGAAAGAACAATTTCTAGATGCGATGGATTTAGAGAGGGAACGTGGAATTACCATTAAATTGAATGCTGTTCAATTGAAATATGATCGCGGTGGTGGGGATGAATACCTTTTTCACTTGATAGACACACCTGGGCATGTCGATTTTACATACGAAGTTTCGCGAAGCCTTGCAGCCTGTGAGGGTGCTATTTTAGTTGTAGATGCGGCACAAGGGATTGAAGCACAAACACTTGCAAATGTTTATTTGGCACTGGATAATGATTTGGAAATTATTCCGGTTATTAATAAAATTGACTTGCCAAGTGCAGATCCGGAACGAGTGAAACAAGAGATTACCGATGTGATTGGAATTGATGGAGAAGAAGCTATTTTAGCAAGTGCGAAGTCTGGCATTGGTATTGACGAAATATTAGATCAGATTGTCGAAAGAATCCCCGCGCCTGAAGGGAACCCTGATGAACCATTAAAAGCACTTATTTTTGATTCATTATATGATCCGTATCGTGGTGTTGTCGCTTATGTTTGTGTCAAGGAAGGATCGGTAAAAGTAGGCGATAAAATTAAAATGATGGCAACAGGTAAAGAATTTGAAGTAAATGAAGTTGGGGTTTTTAATCCTAAACCGATTGCACAAGATGAATTAACCGTTGGTGATGTTGGTTACTTAACTGCATCGATTAAAAATGTTGGTGATACTCGCGTTGGTGATACCATTACATTAGTAAAAAACCCGGCAATAGAGCCATTACCTGGTTATCGTAGATTAAATCCAATGGTATTTTGTGGTCTTTACCCAGTAGATGCAGATAGGTATAATGATTTGCGTGAAGCACTTGAACGTCTTGAGTTAAATGATTCTTCATTACAATATGAAGCAGAAACTTCTCAAGCATTAGGATTTGGTTTTCGTTGTGGCTTCTTAGGGTTGTTACATATGGAAATTATCCAAGAACGTATTGAACGTGAGTTTGGTATTGACTTAATCACAACAGCGCCAAGTGTTATTTATCAAGTAGTAAAAACAGATGGGGAAGAAGTCAATATCGATAATCCGTCATTTATGCCGGACAATCAATCGATTCAAGAAGTCCAGGAGCCATATGTTCGAGCAACGATCATGGTGCCGAATGACTTTGTTGGTCCAGTAATGGAAATCTGTCAGAAAAAACGTGGCGATTTTCTGGATATGCAATATTTGGATGATAACCGTGTGAATGTTGTTTATGAAATTCCATTATCCGAAATTGTTTACGACTTTTTTGATCAATTAAAGTCACAGACGAAGGGCTATGCTTCCTTCGATTATGAAATGATAGGCTATAAGACATCGGATCTTGTGAAAATGGATATATTATTGAATAATGACACAATTGATGCGTTGTCCTTTATTGTTCACCGTGATTTTGCTTTTGAGCGTGGTAAGCAAATAGCCGATAAATTAAAGACGTTAATACCTAGACAGCAGTTCGAAGTACCGATTCAAGCGGCAATCGGTAACAAGATTGTTGCAAGAACGAATATTAAAGCAATGCGTAAGAACGTGTTGAGTAAATGTTACGGTGGGGATATCTCCCGTAAACGTAAGCTTTTAGAGAAACAAAAAGAAGGTAAGAAACGTATGAAAATGGTTGGTTCTGTTGAAGTTCCTCAGGAAGCTTTTATGGCAGTCCTTAAAATGGATGATGACTAG
- the spoIIP gene encoding stage II sporulation protein P produces the protein MRRPNRIEKRVFLFSKHKLLLIISGFVAAFFAMFILVGILTSIDPNYRVASNTVKKWTNNVTEVHFLSLMMMENRTFKEALPEDQTPIDMWKVVFELGTNVRMHDVRSLLGRELPGFEMYDRQILIAGEGTDYTNLTVESTPPLDIVLEEREATTPEEKDEGKPVEEQEKTTGDKNVVYLYNTHNRESFLPYLPETDEPNDAFHHEVNITNVSEQLAKDLKRHGIGAEVEDTDIGSILSEKGWDYSSDSYTASKEVVEAALTNNKDVNFVFDLHRDSIRKDSTTIEIDGKSYAKIMFVIGGDNPNYEKNYALAEKLQALFDEKYLGLSRGVEMYGGAGRNGVYNQDISENALTIEFGGVDNTMEELYNTTEVFAEIFSEYYWNAEKVSGTNEEDE, from the coding sequence ATGCGCCGTCCTAACCGAATAGAAAAACGTGTCTTTTTGTTTTCAAAACATAAATTACTATTAATTATATCAGGGTTTGTTGCAGCGTTTTTTGCGATGTTTATTTTAGTGGGCATCTTAACAAGTATTGACCCCAATTATCGAGTTGCTTCAAATACGGTTAAGAAATGGACAAATAATGTAACCGAAGTCCATTTCTTATCATTAATGATGATGGAAAACCGTACTTTTAAAGAAGCTCTTCCGGAAGATCAGACTCCAATTGATATGTGGAAGGTAGTTTTTGAATTAGGAACGAATGTCAGAATGCATGATGTCAGAAGTTTATTGGGAAGAGAACTTCCAGGATTCGAAATGTATGATCGTCAAATACTAATTGCAGGTGAAGGGACAGATTATACAAATCTAACTGTAGAGTCAACACCACCACTCGATATCGTGTTAGAAGAAAGAGAAGCAACAACACCAGAAGAGAAAGATGAGGGAAAACCAGTTGAGGAACAAGAAAAAACAACAGGTGACAAGAATGTAGTTTATTTATATAACACACATAATCGTGAATCTTTTTTACCTTATTTACCTGAGACAGATGAACCGAATGATGCTTTTCATCATGAAGTGAATATTACGAATGTCAGTGAACAGCTTGCAAAAGATTTAAAACGTCACGGTATTGGTGCGGAAGTGGAGGATACCGATATTGGATCCATCTTAAGTGAAAAAGGATGGGATTACTCATCAGATTCTTATACAGCCTCTAAAGAAGTAGTCGAAGCTGCACTTACAAATAATAAGGATGTTAATTTTGTGTTCGATCTACACCGTGACAGTATTCGCAAAGATTCAACGACAATTGAGATCGATGGTAAATCTTATGCCAAAATTATGTTCGTGATCGGTGGAGATAATCCGAATTATGAGAAAAATTATGCCTTAGCAGAAAAATTACAGGCCCTATTTGATGAAAAATATTTAGGTTTAAGTCGTGGTGTAGAAATGTATGGCGGTGCAGGCAGAAATGGTGTCTACAACCAAGACATCTCCGAAAATGCCTTAACCATTGAATTTGGTGGAGTTGATAACACAATGGAAGAGTTGTATAACACCACAGAAGTTTTTGCGGAGATATTCAGTGAATATTACTGGAATGCAGAAAAAGTCTCAGGAACTAATGAGGAGGATGAATAA